From Lewinellaceae bacterium:
TAGTCCAGGATTTCATCCAGTTCGCTCTCCGAGGCTTTGTTGTAATATTTGTACTTTGCCGTCAACCCCCGGTACCAGAGCGGGCTCGTCTGGCCGAGCATAAAATTAGCTGTTTCATCATCGCCCGGGTGGTGGTAAAGGTCCTTGCCAATGTTTTCCCGAATGATGTCGTTGATCTCGGTGAGAGACAGGCATAAACCAACGATATCAGGGCTCAGGCCGGCGTGGGCAAAAAGATATCCGCCGATCATTTCCACTGCATTTTTGGTCCTCAGCCATTTGCCCAATTCCGAGGTTTCTGAAAAGAGGAACCGCAGCGCTTTTTCCCAGTTTTCCTCCCCGCTGATCTCCTGGGCCACTTTGATGTACTTTTCGTCGACGAACTTCGGATGCCCTTCAATGTTCAGTATCTCGTGATTGCCAAGGATGAAATGCACTTTTCCACAGTGCTCTTCCGCTTTTTCCTCCAGGCTGTATGCCAGCCATAAAACCTGGGCTACGTCTTCTCCGCGGTCTACGAAATCTCCGAGCAACACCAGATGGCCATCCCCAAAGGTCCAGTTGTAATTGGCATCTATCACCTTATTGCAAACCAGAAAGCTGTAGAAAGCATTAAAATTGCCTTCAATATCCGAAATAACGATCAACTTTGACGGTTGAGGGTAAACGGATTCTTCCACCTCATATTCGCTTTTCAAGCGGGCGTAGAAGGCATCCTTTTCCTCGTTGTTGACCGTAACCAGGAGGGAGTCGCCCGGGCAAATGTGCTTTTTCATGACCCTGTCATACTCGTCAACCTGATACAAGCTCTGCCCGAACAGGTAAGGCCCGTCAATTCCGTCCAATTCGGTATGGATGCTTCTATTCAGGGCTTCCCAGCCCGGCAATTTCAAGTAGCGGATACTAATGTTACCATCCGAATCCCGGAGCCCGAAGGCCAGGATGATAAAAAAATAGCACACCAATAAACCGCCTGAAGTCCACTTCAGGGTCTTTAAAAGTAGTTTTTGGGTCTTTTTCATAGTAAGTTCAAGTTTGCCAGGCGGCTGCATCAGGGCCGGGATTGTTTTCGAATAGTTATTAACAGTTCTGTGCGAGAACAGGGACCTGAAAGCAAGGGGGGCTTTTGCTTCCAACACTGTGAACAACCAGTTCATTCGACAAATAGCAGGATGGGTAGATGCTGGTTAGCTGATCCGGCAGGCAGGCATTAGGCCTGGGAACGAGTTTGTAAGGGGAGCAAACGAATATTTGATGTTCCTGCTGTGCTTAAATTTTGATGTACGGCCATACCGCTCATAATGTTTCGCCCCATTCGATATTTTTTGAAGTGAAGGCTGAAATTAGTGCTCTGAGAACAAAGTTCCAGGGCAGTTATTCCAGCGCCGGAGCTGACAAGCGGTGTAACTTCTCAATAAATTCCGTTTGACTGTCGTCCTTACCACACAGTAGCCCCTTTGGGGCAGGACTTTAAACAGGCATATGCCCCATTTACCAGGGCCTGACGGCCCTGGCAATGGACTGTCGTCCCTCCGGGCTACGGTTTACACATAAGTTTACGCCAGTTTTTCCAGTGGGCTGACAGCCGCCGGACTGTAGTGCTTTGCCCGGCGGCTCCTGGTCTCAATCCCGTAGGGATGATAGCCCCTTGCCAGGGCCGCCAGGCCCTGGATAGCTATGTGAAGCCAAGAGAGCTCTGTAAGAGCGACAGATTCGGGGCCCGGTGGGGCAATTTTCCCGGGTTCTCATCGCGCAAATCTGTCGTCCTTACCACACAGTGGCCCTTTGGGGCAGGACTCTCTGGCTGCCTGGCTTTTAAACCAGGGCCTGTGGCCCTGGCAACGAGCTTTCGTCCCTCCGGGACTCTGGATATCAACATTTCGTAAAGATGTGTGTAAACCGTAGCCCTCCGGGACTTGCATTTATTGGGAAGTTACCTCTGCGCCTTTGCGCCTCTGCGTGCCTCATCATGGTAGAAACTTAGTGCCGACAGCACTAGTGCCAAGCTACTCCTCCGGAAAACCCGCATTGATCCAGCATTCAAAAAGCTCCAGTTCCTGCTGAGTGAGGTTGTCCTTTTGAGATTGAGGGTAAACCGAGCGGTTGGGCGGCATTCCCTGGGCGGGGTCGTCCCGGAGGTTTACCACCCTGGTGCGCATAACGCCAAAAGCATTGGACAATCCATCGTAGTTGGTGTAATCGAAAGGGCCGATGCCGCCGGCGCCGTCGTGGCAACCGCTGTAGGCGCAGCTGTTGTCGACGATGGCTTTGATTTGGTTGTTGTAAGTCACATCGGCTGTATCGCAGAATTCGGGCGGCTCAGGTTCCGGCAATTTTTTGTAATCGCAGGCGCCCAGCGACAGGAAAAAAGCCAGGGCGATGGTGTTGAGTGCGAGGTTGTTCTTCATGGCGGACAGGTTACTTTATTTCAGGCTTATCAACCGTAAATACCCGGGCGATGTTGAAGCCGAAGTGGATATCGCCGTCGGCCCAGTTGCCGGTGGTCTCGGCGACAAAGCCTCGGTGCACCATCGAGGTGGAGTTGGTGAAATGCAGTTGGAACACGTGGCCGCCCGTTTCGATGTCAAAACCGACGGCAAGGGAATTATAGAATTTGTTGATGTTATCGGAAGGCAGCTGATCGCCGGGCACGTAGTAGTACTCCAGGGTGAGGGCTATTCTTTTAGTGATCTTCTGGCGGGCGCCGATGCCGATGGCGAAGATGTCGTTCTGTTCGTCGAAATCCACCAGGTTGCGGTGCACCAGGGTGGGCATGAGTTGCAAAGAGAAATTTTCGTTGAACTTGCGCCCGGCCAGCAGTTGGAAGGTGTAGGCAAATCGGGAAGAAGCCTGCCCTTCCGGGTCCGGGTTCTGTTTGGTGCCCCTCACTTCGAGCGTACCCAGAAAAGCGGCGCTGACGGGCATATTCCGCTTCCCTTTGCTTTGCCGCAGGAATTTGTACTTGGCAAAGCCATCGAAGGTGTTCAGAAAGCCGCTCCTGCCCAGGCCGATCGTCAGTTGGTCCGTAATGCCATAGTCGGCGCCAATGCGGGCCATGACGTTGTCCAGGCCGTAGAAGTTAAAAAAGCCCGAATTGAGCATTCCGAAGCGGTGGGCGATCTTGACGTCGAGCACGCCCCCTGCGGTACTCTCAATAGAATGCCCGTGGATGACGCGGTTGGTCTTGAATGCGGCGGTGACGTATTCGGTTCCTTCCTCCTCTTCCACCAGGGAGAGCAGGTCGTCCTCCTGAGCAGAC
This genomic window contains:
- a CDS encoding metallophosphoesterase encodes the protein MKKTQKLLLKTLKWTSGGLLVCYFFIILAFGLRDSDGNISIRYLKLPGWEALNRSIHTELDGIDGPYLFGQSLYQVDEYDRVMKKHICPGDSLLVTVNNEEKDAFYARLKSEYEVEESVYPQPSKLIVISDIEGNFNAFYSFLVCNKVIDANYNWTFGDGHLVLLGDFVDRGEDVAQVLWLAYSLEEKAEEHCGKVHFILGNHEILNIEGHPKFVDEKYIKVAQEISGEENWEKALRFLFSETSELGKWLRTKNAVEMIGGYLFAHAGLSPDIVGLCLSLTEINDIIRENIGKDLYHHPGDDETANFMLGQTSPLWYRGLTAKYKYYNKASESELDEILDYFQAEKVIVGHVVVREITADYAGKLINIDLKHGKDKCSGNTKGLLIQGREVFKIDDLGNQEALFALHSYLHLREQDRSH